Proteins from one Staphylococcus sp. IVB6214 genomic window:
- a CDS encoding diacylglycerol kinase family protein, whose protein sequence is MARFKHAFEGGWTLLTKDRNFFLHVVAGGMAIVLGIMCHISKLEWLFVIIAIALVWLTEALNTAIEYTVDLVTKDYHIDAKRAKDIGAFSVLLACILAVIIGLIIFVPKLL, encoded by the coding sequence ATAGCACGTTTTAAACATGCATTTGAAGGTGGTTGGACACTTTTAACAAAAGATCGTAACTTCTTCTTACATGTGGTAGCAGGTGGAATGGCAATTGTGCTTGGTATCATGTGTCACATTAGCAAACTTGAATGGTTATTTGTCATCATAGCAATCGCACTTGTATGGCTAACAGAAGCTTTAAATACAGCAATAGAATACACTGTCGATCTCGTGACAAAAGACTATCATATTGATGCAAAAAGAGCGAAAGATATCGGCGCATTTAGCGTTTTACTTGCTTGTATACTTGCAGTGATTATCGGTCTGATAATATTTGTACCAAAATTACTATAA
- the ybeY gene encoding rRNA maturation RNase YbeY: protein MFTIDFNDLTGLVEQTWIDQIDSLLTFAKQQEGIDESAELSVSFVDQEEIQAINRDYRDKDKVTDVISFAFEEDEDVFEGFEGAEIPRVLGDIIICTDVAKTQAAQYNHSFERELGFLALHGFLHLLGYDHMTEADEKEMFGRQDAILNAYGLTRDA, encoded by the coding sequence ATGTTTACGATTGACTTCAACGACCTTACAGGTTTAGTGGAACAAACTTGGATTGATCAAATTGATAGCTTATTAACCTTTGCGAAGCAGCAAGAAGGAATAGACGAATCTGCAGAATTATCAGTGAGCTTTGTCGATCAAGAAGAGATTCAAGCAATCAATCGAGATTATCGAGATAAAGATAAGGTGACGGATGTCATTTCATTTGCATTTGAAGAAGATGAAGATGTGTTCGAAGGTTTTGAAGGTGCTGAAATCCCTCGTGTCTTAGGTGATATTATCATTTGTACAGATGTTGCAAAAACGCAAGCAGCTCAGTATAACCATTCATTTGAACGTGAGTTAGGATTTCTTGCTCTCCACGGATTTTTACATTTACTTGGCTATGATCATATGACAGAAGCCGATGAAAAAGAAATGTTCGGACGTCAAGATGCCATACTCAACGCTTATGGATTAACGAGAGACGCATGA
- a CDS encoding PhoH family protein, with protein MPEIIQIDDIHQAQALLGTNDEHITLVENAFGVIIHARGQEVAVKGQKVDDVTAAESVLRNLLKVIEKGESIAVKDVQAAIKMAKNGTINHLIDLYDEAITRDAYGKTIRPKTMGQRMYIHAMKQHDLVFGIGPAGTGKTFLAVVYAAKALRAGEVKRIVLTRPAVEAGESLGFLPGDLKEKVDPYLRPLYDGLHTVLGVEQTTRFIERGVIEIAPLAYMRGRTLDDAFVILDEAQNTTQAQMKMFLTRLGFGSKMVVTGDRTQIDLPKGVKSGLVEAEQRLKGIKGLSIQHLDQADVVRHPLVGRIITRYEEEA; from the coding sequence ATGCCTGAAATTATTCAGATAGATGATATTCACCAAGCACAAGCATTACTCGGTACGAACGATGAACATATTACGCTTGTTGAAAATGCATTTGGTGTGATCATTCATGCACGAGGACAAGAAGTTGCAGTAAAAGGACAAAAAGTGGACGATGTGACCGCAGCAGAGTCAGTTTTACGCAACTTACTAAAAGTCATTGAGAAAGGTGAATCAATTGCTGTTAAAGATGTTCAAGCAGCAATAAAGATGGCTAAAAATGGAACAATTAACCATTTGATTGATTTATACGATGAGGCCATTACGAGAGATGCATACGGTAAAACAATACGCCCAAAAACAATGGGGCAACGTATGTATATTCATGCAATGAAACAACATGACCTTGTGTTCGGAATTGGACCAGCCGGGACTGGAAAAACATTCTTAGCTGTTGTTTACGCTGCAAAGGCACTCCGTGCAGGGGAAGTAAAACGCATTGTACTCACTAGACCAGCCGTTGAAGCTGGGGAATCTCTTGGTTTTTTACCGGGAGATTTAAAAGAAAAGGTTGATCCTTATTTAAGACCTTTATATGATGGACTGCATACAGTTTTAGGAGTTGAACAAACGACACGTTTCATCGAACGGGGTGTCATTGAAATCGCACCTCTTGCATATATGCGCGGACGAACACTAGATGATGCATTCGTGATACTAGATGAAGCACAAAATACAACGCAAGCACAGATGAAGATGTTTTTAACACGTCTTGGTTTTGGTTCTAAGATGGTTGTCACAGGAGATAGAACTCAAATTGACTTACCAAAAGGGGTCAAAAGCGGTCTTGTAGAGGCTGAGCAACGTCTAAAAGGGATTAAAGGATTAAGTATCCAACATCTTGACCAAGCAGATGTCGTACGTCATCCACTTGTTGGACGTATCATTACGAGATATGAGGAGGAAGCATAA